In one window of Candidatus Neomarinimicrobiota bacterium DNA:
- the bamA gene encoding outer membrane protein assembly factor BamA, producing the protein MVFKTGITLIFLLATLAWGQPVPSFSLKEVVVEGSERASQQVIRSTSRLIPGRTVTGLDIQRGIRRLWDLGFFADVQVYMDDETDEGLVLRITVEEYPSLEEIIFEGNKKISKNKLLEAIEFKPPQILSEYAVSEVVRKVKAAYHEDGFLKVEVAVDQLPGERPHGQKLVISIKEHKRVRLKHIRIEGNDNVATWLIRLKMKNTKRWRWYTFWRSPFNQDEYEEDIKSVLDYYRNQGYRDVMIASDSVGYAPDGKSMELVLRISEGHPYYYRNFSWEGNTLHTDEKLQAALGFSTGDLVNKEAFAMAVAQKVHPVYMDEGYLYSRVEPVEYPVGMDSVDVVFNIVEGKKVSIRYINISGNEKTRDYVIRRELRIDPGDTFSYERLGRSQRDVWILNFFENVEPDVQPVDEDEVDLDIKVTERSTDRANLSIGYTEQFGIIGGGGLEFNNLLGTGQLLNLNYTRGAQNSLGLSSGVRQSAYQSISVSLMNPWLLNTPNLVGLSVFYSERGRSQAAAFYLPFDIIQIGGSARWGRRFRWPDSFFRGSWSFQAANKSYSLDDPSQSLEERRQLLKSYLSGVTDDEFPEGEAYISTIGISLTQAISRDSRDRPEFPTRGSELNWVSTLSGLWLGGNEDFHKHVFTLKWYVPATQKLVFHQSLKLGAIKQVTSRGDRSILPPDERFYMGGTGIPFGEMLRGYQDNTVGPYLDRPLGGTVMLKYSAELRLSLSNSPTVYALAFVDMGNTWLDFGSVDPFLLKRSAGVGVRIFMPMLGLLGLDLGYGFDPVDSDRVRSPNRDPGPHGWEFHFIFGAPF; encoded by the coding sequence GGTTTCTTCGCCGACGTGCAGGTCTACATGGATGACGAGACCGATGAAGGGCTGGTGCTGCGCATTACGGTGGAGGAGTACCCGTCTCTGGAGGAGATCATTTTCGAGGGGAACAAGAAGATCAGCAAGAACAAGTTGTTGGAGGCCATCGAGTTCAAGCCGCCCCAAATTCTGTCCGAGTACGCCGTATCAGAGGTGGTGCGCAAAGTCAAGGCGGCGTACCACGAGGATGGTTTTCTGAAGGTGGAGGTGGCCGTTGATCAGCTGCCCGGGGAGCGTCCCCATGGGCAAAAGTTGGTGATCTCGATCAAGGAACACAAGCGGGTGCGTCTGAAACACATCCGCATCGAAGGCAACGACAATGTTGCTACCTGGCTGATACGGCTGAAGATGAAGAACACCAAGCGGTGGCGGTGGTACACCTTTTGGCGCTCTCCATTCAACCAGGACGAATACGAAGAAGACATAAAGAGCGTGTTGGATTACTATCGCAACCAAGGCTACCGCGATGTCATGATCGCCAGTGATTCAGTGGGCTATGCTCCCGATGGCAAGTCCATGGAATTAGTGCTGCGCATCAGTGAGGGGCATCCGTACTACTACCGCAACTTCAGCTGGGAAGGCAACACGCTGCACACGGATGAGAAGCTGCAGGCGGCGCTGGGATTCAGCACCGGAGACCTGGTGAACAAGGAGGCCTTTGCGATGGCCGTGGCGCAGAAAGTCCACCCGGTGTATATGGATGAGGGCTACCTCTATTCGCGTGTGGAACCGGTGGAGTATCCGGTAGGTATGGATTCGGTGGACGTGGTCTTCAACATTGTTGAGGGCAAGAAGGTCTCCATCCGGTACATCAACATCTCCGGCAACGAGAAGACCCGCGACTATGTGATTCGCCGTGAGCTGCGCATTGATCCGGGCGACACCTTCAGTTATGAGCGGCTGGGGCGCAGCCAGCGTGACGTTTGGATCCTGAATTTCTTCGAGAATGTGGAGCCCGACGTGCAACCGGTGGACGAGGATGAGGTAGACTTAGATATAAAGGTGACCGAACGGTCGACCGACCGTGCCAACCTGTCCATCGGGTACACTGAGCAGTTCGGCATCATTGGTGGTGGCGGGCTGGAGTTCAACAACTTGCTCGGCACGGGGCAGTTGCTTAATCTGAATTACACCCGGGGTGCACAGAATAGTTTGGGTCTGTCGTCTGGGGTTCGGCAATCGGCCTACCAGTCAATATCGGTGAGCCTGATGAATCCGTGGTTGCTGAACACGCCTAACCTGGTGGGCCTGTCGGTCTTTTATTCTGAGCGGGGGCGTTCCCAGGCCGCTGCGTTTTACCTGCCGTTCGACATCATTCAAATTGGTGGTTCCGCCCGCTGGGGGCGCCGGTTCCGGTGGCCGGACTCCTTCTTTCGAGGATCGTGGAGCTTTCAGGCCGCAAACAAGAGCTACTCACTGGATGATCCATCACAATCACTTGAGGAGCGGCGTCAGCTGTTAAAGAGTTACCTGAGCGGGGTGACCGATGACGAATTCCCCGAAGGCGAGGCCTACATCTCGACGATTGGCATCTCCCTTACCCAGGCCATCTCCAGGGACAGCCGCGACCGGCCCGAGTTCCCCACGAGGGGTTCGGAACTGAACTGGGTGTCCACCCTCTCCGGGCTTTGGCTGGGCGGCAATGAGGATTTCCATAAGCATGTATTCACCCTCAAGTGGTATGTTCCCGCCACCCAGAAACTGGTGTTCCACCAGTCGCTGAAGCTGGGGGCCATCAAACAGGTGACGAGCCGTGGCGACCGGTCGATTCTGCCACCGGATGAGCGCTTCTACATGGGTGGGACGGGGATACCATTTGGTGAGATGTTACGTGGATACCAAGACAACACCGTGGGTCCCTATCTTGATCGGCCGCTGGGCGGAACGGTGATGCTGAAATATTCAGCGGAGCTGCGGTTGTCGCTTTCGAACAGCCCCACTGTCTATGCCCTCGCCTTCGTAGATATGGGCAACACCTGGCTCGATTTTGGCTCGGTTGACCCCTTCCTGCTGAAGCGGTCGGCAGGTGTCGGCGTTCGCATATTCATGCCCATGCTGGGGCTGCTGGGCTTGGACCTGGGCTACGGCTTCGACCCGGTGGACAGTGACCGTGTCCGTAGCCCAAACCGTGATCCGGGTCCCCATGGGTGGGAGTTTCACTTTATTTTCGGAGCACCCTTTTAA
- a CDS encoding OmpH family outer membrane protein: MKTHGHTLGSISLALAIPMMLAGQLKIGYIDSNRIMQEFEEVRDAQAQLEKETRRLQVEYNVHVERLDSLSKQFERQRLLLSNEKIRAKEREIQEQIQETQQYQQAKFGPEGDLYRYQAQLMAPVLDKVDKAVKKIGAERSYDYIVDAAGGALVYALPEWDLTSEVIEELRRSASN; this comes from the coding sequence GTGAAGACACACGGGCATACCCTTGGTTCGATCAGCCTGGCGTTGGCAATCCCCATGATGTTGGCGGGCCAGCTCAAGATAGGGTACATCGATTCCAACCGGATCATGCAGGAATTTGAGGAAGTTCGCGACGCCCAGGCACAGCTGGAGAAAGAGACCCGGAGACTGCAGGTGGAGTACAACGTTCACGTGGAGCGCCTGGACAGTTTGAGCAAGCAGTTCGAGCGCCAGCGTCTGTTGCTGAGCAATGAGAAGATTCGTGCAAAAGAGCGCGAGATACAGGAACAAATTCAGGAGACACAGCAGTACCAGCAGGCCAAATTTGGTCCCGAAGGAGACCTCTATCGCTACCAGGCCCAGCTGATGGCGCCGGTATTGGACAAGGTGGATAAAGCGGTGAAGAAGATAGGCGCTGAGCGGTCATATGACTATATCGTTGATGCCGCCGGCGGCGCCCTGGTCTACGCCTTGCCAGAGTGGGATCTCACCAGTGAGGTGATCGAGGAGCTGCGCCGTTCCGCATCAAACTAA